The Aminivibrio sp. genomic interval TCACCGTGTCCGCCACAGGTTCGTTCATGTCGTCCCCTTCGACCAGGACGGTGTAGATGCCCGTGATGCTCCCCCGTTCTCCCGCACCGGCCCGTTCGAGAAGCCGGGGAAGCATTTCGAAGACGGAAGGGGTGTATCCCCTCGTGGTGGGAGGTTCGCCGATGGCCAGTCCCACTTCCCGCTGAGCCCTGGCCACCCTGGTCACCGAGTCCATCATGAGGAGTACATTTTTGCCCTGGTCGCGAAAATACTCAGCGATGGCTGTGGCGGTGAGAGATGCCTTGAGACGGATGAGGGGAGGCTGGTCGGAGGTGGCGATGACGAGGACTGAACGGCGGCGCCCCTCGTCGCCCAGGTCGCGGTCGACAAACTCCCGGACCTCCCTTCCCCGTTCCCCCACCAGGGCGATGACGTTCACGTCCGCCTCGGTGTACCGGGCCATCATGGCGAGCAGGGTGCTCTTTCCCACTCCCGATCCGGAAAAGATGCCGATCCTCTGCCCTGTTCCGAGGGTGAGAAGGCCGTCGATGACCTTGACGCCCACGGGAAGAGGGGAGGTGATCATTTTTCTGCGGAGAGGATGGGGAGGGTCTGCATAGAGAGGATAGAATCCGGAAGCCGCAACAGGCCCCCGGTCGTCGATGGGGTTTCCCAGGCCGTCGAGAATCCGGCCGAGAAGAGAATCGCCCACCCGGACACCCAGGGGGCGCTCCATGGAAAGGACGTCGCATCCCGGACCGATGTCCTTGAGGTTGCCCAAGGGCATGAGGAGAACCCGGTCGCCCCGGAAGCCCGCAACCTCCGCCGACAGGGATGCCCTGGCGCTGTTTCTGTACCGTATGGAACAGAGATCGCCCACCCGGACGTCGGGACCCCTGGATTCCGCCACAAGGCCTACCACCTGGACGATGCGTCCGTTGATCTTGGTGAGCTGGACCCCCGAAAGGCGCTGCTCGAGAATGGCCAGCAGCCCTCCTTCAGAAACTGCCGTCATTCCCGTTCCCTCCCTCGATGAACAGGTGCTCGATCTCGCCGGAAACCTGTTCCAGTTGGATCCGCCACCGGGCATCGTAAATACCGAGGTTGGTTTCCACGATACAACTTCCGGCGTCCACGTTCCCGTCGGGAATAAACTCGAGGTGCCGGATTCCCCTGAGGAGGTCGCTGAATTCGTCCTTCCTGCCCCGTACAGCGTCCACGTCCTCCGGGTTCAGGTAAACGATCACCCTTTCCTTGTCGCTGATGCGCTCCAGGACACCACGGAGCATCCTGACGGCCGTTTCACCGTCGATGGAGACTTCTTTCCGGAGCATACGGGAAAGAAGGAATTCCCACATGCGGATGAGCCTGGGCATCTGGAGGGAACAGAGAGCCCCCAGGTTCTCTTCGAGGGAGCGGTGGACGGATTCAAGCAGCGATACAGCCGAGCGGACCTTATCCCCGGCTTCCTTTGCCGCCTCTTTGCGGGCATTTTCAATGCCCTGTTCGTACCCGGCCTTCCTCCCTTCCTCGAATCCTTCGGAAACCGCTTTTTTCCGGGCTGCGGCACCCTCGGTCTCGAGAGCGGACACCATCTTCTGCCGCTCTTCTTCGAGACGGACCCGCTCCCTGGAGAGCTCTTCCTCGAAGACGGACGCCCGGAAGGCGAGGTCCCGTTTTTCCCTTTCCGATTCCTCGAGCCTTGTTTTCAGAAGGGAAAGTTCTTCATTAAGCTGGGAAAGCAGGTCCACGGGATGGTTCCCTGCTTCCGGTTCCCGAGGAATCTTCTCCTGGTTTTCCCTCTTGTCCCGGGGGACATTTCCGATCCGGACGGCCTCCGGAAGCAGGCGCACCGCCCGGAGGACGTTGGGACGAAGAAGTTTAGACAACCAACTCTTCCTCTCCTCCTCTGGAAATGACGATTTCTCCCACATCCTCCAGGGCCCGGATCACGTTGACCACCTTCTGCTGGGCTTCCTCCACGTCCTTCACCCTGACGGGGCCCATGTAGTCCATGTCCTCCTTGAGCATTTCGGAGGCCCGCTTGGACATGTTCTTGAAGAACTTGCCCCGGAGCTCTTCCGTGGCACCCTTGAGGGCCAGGGAGAGCTCCTTCATCTCCACTTCGCGGAGCACTCTCTGGAGAGACCGGTCGTCCATCTTGATGACGTCCTCGAAGACGAAGAGCCGCCGCTTGATTTCCTCCGCAAGCTCGGGATCGTTCTCCTCGAGGTGTTCCATGATGTTCCGCTCCGTGGCCCGGTCCGCGTTGTTTATGATGTCCACGATGGCGTCGATGCCGCCTGCAAGGGTAAAGTCCTGTCCCATGACGGTGCTCAGCTTCCTTTCCAGTACCCGCTCCACCTCCCGGAGCACTTCCGGGGTGATCCGGTCCATCCTGGCGATCCGCTTGGCCACCTCGGCCTGCACGGCCCCGGGAAGGCCGCCGATGATGGACGCCGCCTGCTTGGGGTCGAGGTAGGACATGATGAGGGCCACGGTCTGGGGATGCTCTCCCTGGATGAAGCCGAGAATCTGCTGTGCGTCGGTGTGCCGCATGAAGTCGAAAGGCCGGACCTGGAGGCTGGCAGTGATCCGTGTAAGGAGGTTCTGCGCCCTTTCGGGGCCGAGGGCCCGTTCGAGGATATCCCGGGCATAGTCCACGCCTCCCCTGGCCATGTACTCCCTGGCGAGGAGCATTTCCTGGGCATCCTTCAGAACCCCGAGCCGCTGTTCGGGGGTCACTTTTCTCAGGTTGGCTATTTCCAGGGTAAGGATTTCGATGGTGGAATCGTCCAGCCGCTTGTAGACTTCGGCAGCCACTTCGTTTCCGAGGGCCACCATGAGGACGGCCACCTTTTCTCTTCCCGTCAGTCCCTTGGTCGTTGTCTTCGCCATGATCCCGCCTCCTAAGACTCGTCCGCAAGCCAGTCCTGAGTCAGGTTGGCTATTTCTTCTGGCTTGCTTCTCGCGTAGGCGCGAAGCTGTTCTTCCAGTACGGCCAGTTCTCCCTGGGCTTCAAGCAGTTCCGGGGAAGAAAGAAGTTCCTGTATGCTCGGGATGCGCTTCCGCTCCTCCGCGGGAGGGAGAGCGGCTTTCCTGGACCTGCGTCTCCTCATCCACAGAACCCCCGCGAGGGCGGCGAGAAGAAGAAGCACCGCCGCTGCGACAAGGGCGATGATAAGCTGCATTCTCTGCTGGAGCTGAAGCTGTTCCGCAAGGCTGTCGGCAAAGGTGGTTGAGAATTTCATGGACTGGATGACGAGCTGGTCTCCCCTGGCGGCATCAATACCCAGGGCAGGCGCCACGAGGGCCCGGAGCTCCGTCAGCCGTTCCTCCTCAAGCTCCCCGTCCACCAGTACAGACGCGGAAAGCCGCCTGACCGTCCCGGGAGTCACTACCTGCTGGGTTTCCCGGGTGGTGATCTCGTAGTTGTTGGTGGTTTCGGTCTTGTTGTATTCGCTCGCCGTTCCCTGCTGCTGGGCGATGGCGTAGCCCGGGATGTTCGTGGTGGTTCCCGGGGCACCGCCGACGGGGGCACCCGTTCCCGTGTAGGTTTCCTCCATGTTCTGCTGGCTCCGGAGGACGCCCCTCCCCGTCTCTCCGGGGATAAATTCCCTGGAGGAACTGGTCCTGCGGTCGAAGTCGAGGTCCACCTTGATCCGGACTACGACCCTGCCCGGCCCGAAGACCCGTTCGAGCATGATCCTGACCTTGTTTTCGAGCTCCCGTTCCTGCTGCCGCTCAAGCTCCCGCTGGACCGAGGAAACGGTCCGGCCGTCGCCGCCCTGGCCGTAGATGAGCAGCTCCTGGTCAAGCAGGTCAGAGAGGACTTTGCCTGAAGTGTCCACCACCGTTATGTTCTCGGGGAGCAGGCCCTGGACCCCGTGGGACACGAGATGCACTATGGATTTCACCTGGTCCGGGCCGATCTGCATTCCCGTCTTCAGGCGGACGAGGACCGATGCCGTGGAGGGCTGCTGCTGCTCGAGGAAGAGGCGCTGTTCAGGGACGACGATGTTCACCTTGGCGTAGTCCACTGCGTCGATCTGGCGGATGGTCCGCTCCAGCTCTCCCTCGAGGGCCCGTATATAGGTGATCTTCTGCTGGAATTCGCTCAGGCCCATCTTCGTTGTGTCGAAGATCTCGTAGCCCACGCTGCCCCCTTTCGGAAGACTTTCCTGGGCCAGGCTGAGACGGGTTTCATAGACGATGTCCCGCGGAACGAGGATGGCGTTCGCGGCGGGGTCAAGCCTGTAGTCGATCCTGTTTTCCCTGAGATAGGCCACGATGGCCGACTGGTCCTCTACTTC includes:
- the fliI gene encoding flagellar protein export ATPase FliI, encoding MTAVSEGGLLAILEQRLSGVQLTKINGRIVQVVGLVAESRGPDVRVGDLCSIRYRNSARASLSAEVAGFRGDRVLLMPLGNLKDIGPGCDVLSMERPLGVRVGDSLLGRILDGLGNPIDDRGPVAASGFYPLYADPPHPLRRKMITSPLPVGVKVIDGLLTLGTGQRIGIFSGSGVGKSTLLAMMARYTEADVNVIALVGERGREVREFVDRDLGDEGRRRSVLVIATSDQPPLIRLKASLTATAIAEYFRDQGKNVLLMMDSVTRVARAQREVGLAIGEPPTTRGYTPSVFEMLPRLLERAGAGERGSITGIYTVLVEGDDMNEPVADTVRGVLDGHVVLSRKIAARNFYPAVDVLESVSRVMPSIVSPEHLSAAGRVRELLAVYGEAEDLISIGAYKSGSNPKVDWAVEHLQGVHSFLRQTVGEKVGFEEMEGRLLSLVP
- a CDS encoding FliH/SctL family protein, which encodes MSKLLRPNVLRAVRLLPEAVRIGNVPRDKRENQEKIPREPEAGNHPVDLLSQLNEELSLLKTRLEESEREKRDLAFRASVFEEELSRERVRLEEERQKMVSALETEGAAARKKAVSEGFEEGRKAGYEQGIENARKEAAKEAGDKVRSAVSLLESVHRSLEENLGALCSLQMPRLIRMWEFLLSRMLRKEVSIDGETAVRMLRGVLERISDKERVIVYLNPEDVDAVRGRKDEFSDLLRGIRHLEFIPDGNVDAGSCIVETNLGIYDARWRIQLEQVSGEIEHLFIEGGNGNDGSF
- the fliG gene encoding flagellar motor switch protein FliG, which encodes MAKTTTKGLTGREKVAVLMVALGNEVAAEVYKRLDDSTIEILTLEIANLRKVTPEQRLGVLKDAQEMLLAREYMARGGVDYARDILERALGPERAQNLLTRITASLQVRPFDFMRHTDAQQILGFIQGEHPQTVALIMSYLDPKQAASIIGGLPGAVQAEVAKRIARMDRITPEVLREVERVLERKLSTVMGQDFTLAGGIDAIVDIINNADRATERNIMEHLEENDPELAEEIKRRLFVFEDVIKMDDRSLQRVLREVEMKELSLALKGATEELRGKFFKNMSKRASEMLKEDMDYMGPVRVKDVEEAQQKVVNVIRALEDVGEIVISRGGEEELVV
- the fliF gene encoding flagellar basal-body MS-ring/collar protein FliF; translated protein: MDWFRRFSARLGLFWSSLKPWQKLSIVGASVMVISALALAVYWAGKPSYEPLFTALEVEDQSAIVAYLRENRIDYRLDPAANAILVPRDIVYETRLSLAQESLPKGGSVGYEIFDTTKMGLSEFQQKITYIRALEGELERTIRQIDAVDYAKVNIVVPEQRLFLEQQQPSTASVLVRLKTGMQIGPDQVKSIVHLVSHGVQGLLPENITVVDTSGKVLSDLLDQELLIYGQGGDGRTVSSVQRELERQQERELENKVRIMLERVFGPGRVVVRIKVDLDFDRRTSSSREFIPGETGRGVLRSQQNMEETYTGTGAPVGGAPGTTTNIPGYAIAQQQGTASEYNKTETTNNYEITTRETQQVVTPGTVRRLSASVLVDGELEEERLTELRALVAPALGIDAARGDQLVIQSMKFSTTFADSLAEQLQLQQRMQLIIALVAAAVLLLLAALAGVLWMRRRRSRKAALPPAEERKRIPSIQELLSSPELLEAQGELAVLEEQLRAYARSKPEEIANLTQDWLADES